Part of the Roseobacter litoralis Och 149 genome, GTCTTTCCAACCGTTGGGAAAAGCTTTCCAGAAAGTTGCCGGGCATGTGTTGTACGATGACGACGGGCGGCCCGTCGGGTTCAAGCTGGGGCAATACGGCCTCGAGAGCGGAGACACCGCCGGTCGATGCGCCAATCAATATCAGCGAGCCGCGGCGACAGCTCTGGCCCAGTGCCGGCGCATGGCGCGCAACAGCCTGTCGACCGGGTTGCACCGCACCTTCCCCAGCGCTTATGCGGGCGGGGCGCGTGCAGGCCGCCTGAAAAACGCGCTCACAAATGTCGCGCGACAGATCCAGATCGTACCCGTCTGTCGGTTTCAAAATACAGTCAATTGCCCCTCTTGAAAGCGCTTGAATGGCGGCGTCGCTGCCTTTGCTTGTCAGACTGGACAACATCACGACGGGCATCGGGCGCGCTCGCATCAGGCGCGTCAGAAATTCCAGACCGCTCATGCCCGGCATTTCAATATCAAGCGTCACGACATCTGCGGCATTGGCCCGTAAAAAATCGCGCGCCTCTACGGCGTCACTTGCCTCTCCCACAACCTCAAGGCGTCTGTCCGAAGCCAATACAGTGCGCAACCACATCCGGATCACCCGCGAATCATCAACGATCAAGACCTTTTTGACCGATTCGTTGGATTGATGCCCGTTCGTATCGCTATGCAAAACCATGCTCTGTTCCGTTTGGAGACCCGCAGCGCGCCCTACCTCAGACGCGCCTTTCCCAGATATGCCGCACAGATGTAAATTGAGGCTTAATGGCCCACGACCGCTTTTCAAAAAATCGCTGAAGCGAACGTCAGGTGCCGTGCTCGGCGATCATCTGGCGCGAAATAATGACGCGCATGACTTCGTTGGTGCCTTCAAGGATCTGGTGCACACGCAGATCACGCACGATTTTTTCGATACCATAATCGGCCAGATAGCCATATCCGCCATGGAGTTGCAGCGCATCGTTTGCGACATCAAAAGCAACGTCCGTTACATACAATTTTGCCATCGCACAGTATTTAGTAGCGTCCGACGTCTTGTTATCCAGTTTTGAGGCCGCCTGCCGCAGGAATATCCGTGCGGTCTGCAACTTGACTTCCATATCCGCCAATTTGAACTGCAGCGCCTGAAACTGATCCAGCCGTTGCCCGAAAGCCTTGCGCTCAGCGGTATAGGACAGGGCCGCATTCAGGGCCGCCTGCGCGCCACCAAGGGCGGATGCGGCGATGTTCAGTCTGCCTCCATCAAGGCCCGCCATCGCATAGGCAAACCCCTGCCCTTCCTCCCCGACCAGATTGTCCGCCGGGATCGCACAGTCATCAAACTGCACCTGTGCTGTGGGTTGCGCGCGCCAGCCCATCTTGTTTTCAAGAGCGCCAAAGGACAGACCCGCCCGCCCGTTTTCGATCAGCATGGCGGAAATACCCTTGGGGCCTGCATCCCCTGTGCGCACCATCGTCAGATAGGCGTCAGAATATCCGCCACCGGAAATAAACGCCTTCGTGCCGTTCAACACGTAGCCTGCGTTGCTGCGCTCCGCACGCGTGCGCAGGGCGGCGGCGTCCGACCCTGATCCGGGTTCGGTCAGGCAATAGGAAAACACGGTTTCCATCGCACATAGTTTGGGCAGCCAGTGTGTTTTCATGGCGTCAGAGCCATAGGTGTCGATCATTCCGCCGCACATGTTGTGGATCGACAGAAAGGACCCGACCGAGGGGCAGGCCATGGCCAGCGCTTCGAAAACCAGCGTGGCATCGAGCCGGGACAGCCCCGAGCCGCCGTGCTCTTCTGAGACATAGATCCCGGCAAGGCCAAGTTCAGCCACTTTGGGCCACAGCGCCTTTGGAATGGTTCCGGCGGTTTCCCATTCTTGGGCAAAGGGTGCGATGTTTTCCTGGCCAAAAGCATAGGCCATGTCGAAAATCGCTTGCTGTTCTTCGGTGAGCGAAAAATCCATTGGCATCCTCAAATGATCGTGTGGCCCAAGCAGCCCAGTCCAAGGCATATCATCCCAGTCAGACGCTGCAAGGGGCCGCTCAGTACCCCGTCATCTCAAGATAGCCGCGCCCGCCGTGCGATCCCGTGATCTGAACGGGGCCCTCCCAATAGGGAATGGACGTGGTCATCCAGGCCGCGCCATTCAAAGCCTCCACCGTGACATCAACGCCTTTTTGCGGCAGTTGCGCGCGCCATTTGGTCGGCACGGCCCGGCCCGCCACATCCGTGGTGGCCAGCGCGGTTGCCGAAAACGCGCCATCGGGAAAGGCGGTGGTGGTGCCATCCGGTTCGATCCACGTCGCTTGCGTGTAATCGCTGCCATCCTCGTCATGCAGCGTGAACCCCATGAGGCGCACCCCGTCGTCAAAGACCATCGAGAACCAGTCCCAGCTGACCTGCGTGGCAGCCAGCGGCTGCGAGGCCCATTCACGGTCCAGCCATGCGGTGCCTGTCACCTCAACCGGACCTTCCGGCAGAAACAGCGTTCCGGCGACGGTATAAAACGGCTGTGAATAGTAGTAACTGGCCCGCCCGCTGGCGGATTTCTGCGAATAGCCCGCCTCGCCATGAAAGATCAGCGGGCCTTGCGCGGTCAGTGTGACCTCATAGCCGAAATCAGGGCCGGAGGCGCGCATCGCAACCTCGTCGAGCGTATCGCCAGACATGTGCCAGTCATCAATCCATGCGCTGAAGGGTGCAGCGGTGACACCCGCCTGCCCGACCCCGCCGCGCGCAATCCGTTCGGTTACGAAATGCGCATCCTCAGTGGTGACCGCCGCATGGCCCATCCACAGTTGCGGGCTGGCCCAGCCGGGTTTTTCTTCGGGCGCCATGGCGGATCGGAACAATGTCCATTGCAGCCCCATATCCCGCCCGGCGGCATCGGTCAGGTTTGCCGTAACGTACCACCACTCAATCTGGAAATCCGGATGCGCGCCGTGATCTTCGGGGAAGGAAAACACATATCCGCGCTCGGGTTGGCTGAAGGTGCTGGCGTCCCGCCCCAGACCCGCAAAACCCTGTGCTGCGGCCTGCGCGGCCACCACGATGCCGATGCAAAAGATCGACAACCAAAGTCTAACGTTCATTGCTGAATACCTTCAAAAGAGATTGCGGATCGGTGCGCGCAAGCCGGATCGCGGGCCAAATCGCAGCCAGCAGCGCTGCAACAATCGTCAGCAGGCCGAGGCGCAGATAATCGAGCGGAAAGACATACATCGGCAACCGCCAGCCAAAGGCTTCGACATTGACGACGGCCAGCAAAACCCAGGCCAGCATCAAGCCGACGGGCAAAGCCAGCACACCAGTCAGGGTCGCAAGACAAACCGCGCGCACGACCTCAAGCCGCGACAGCGCGCTGCGCGTAAGCCCCAAGGCCCAGACCGGCGCCAGTTGCGGCAAGCGCATCGTCGCCAGTGTCAGCAGGCTGATCAGGATGGCAAGCCCGGCCACAGAAAGCGTCAGCACATTCAGCGCTGCCGTCACGGAAAACGTTCGCTCAAAGACCTGCATGGAAAACTGTTTGAGATCGGCCTGATTGATCAGCGCATCCTCCCCCAGCCCAAAGCGGTCGCGCAAATCGTCGGCCAGCGCCTCGGGCGTGTCCGTGCGCACCCCGAACCGCAGGCGTGGTACATCCGGGTAACGCATCGAGAACAGATCCTCGCCCAGCACCAGTTGGCCCACCGCATTCCCGTAATCGCTGTAGATACCGATCAAACGATCCCCGGTGGGCAATGTATCCCCCACCTGCCAGTCCTGCCGCCGGGCCAGTTGTTCGTTGATCAGCGCACCCTGCCCTGCGGCCAGCAAATCCCACACCTGTGCATCGGCGCTGAGCAACGGCCAGTTTTCGCGGTAGGTGGCATGATCGCGGATGCCAAAGACTTCAGCCGGAAGCCCGCCGAGCCGCGTGTCAATCGACACAATTGGCAAGACCGCCTCCGCCTTGTCCTCAAGATAGGCCACCAAGTCCGCAGCTTGCTCTGTATCCTGCGCATTGACGTAAAGCTCCGAGGCCAGCCGCTGGTCAAGGTAGTCCACGAAGGTCAGCCGAAAACTGGACACCATGGTGGAGACCCCGATATTGGCCGCCATCGCCAACAGCAAAGCCATCAGCGCCATCGACAGCCCCGGCAATTGCTGGCGGCTGTCCGCCCAGAACCACTGCACCAAGGCGCGTTTGCTGTGGCGTTCGGCAAAGCTCAGACATTGCGCCAGCAGAAAGGGCAGCAACAGTGCAGAGCCGATGAGCAAACAGGCCAGCAAGGCAAAGCCAGCAACCAGACCCTGCCCGAAAGTGGCAATCGCAACGCCTGCGATGAACAGCCCAGCCGCGATCAGCGCCAGCCACTGCCCGGCGGCGAAAGCCCCGATGCTCATCGCACGCGGGTGGTTAAATGAGAGCAACGGCATATAGGCCAGCTTTGTCAGGGCCGCTGCCGCCGCAATCGCCGTGCCCCCCAACGCCATGGCCAGCCCCGACAGCCACCACGCTGCGCGCAATTGCAACTGTCCCGCGACTTCGGCCCCGTAAAGACCGCGCAAGGTCGCCGCCACATCCGGTAACAAGGCCGCCGCGATCACATAGCCCAAAGCCACACCTGCGCCACCAGCCAAGAGGGCGAACACCCCCAACTCCAGAATAAGCAGCAACATCAACCGCCTGAGCGGCATACCCAAAGCGCGCAGGGTCCGGAATACCGCCCGGCGCTGTTCAAAGGCCAGCCCAACCGCGCCGTAGACGATGAAGATCCCCACAGCAAAGGACAACAGACCGAAGGCCGTGAGGTTAAGATGAAAGCTCTGCGTCAGGCGCGCCACATCCGCCTGCACCGAAACCTCGGCAATGCGATACGCGTCCGGCAAGGCCCCAAGGCCCCAGGGACGCTGGTTACTGACCAGCAGCCGCCTGATGTCCCCCTGTTCGCCCAGCAATCGGTCCGCCTGCGCGATGTCCATCAGGATGTTGCCGCGTGGTCGGTTTTCATCCACCCGCAAGGTCATTCCCGGCAGCGTCAGCCCGATGTCATCCGGGTGTGCGAAACCGACCGGATCATCGCCGATCATGTCGGGAAACCCACCATCCTCCGAAATACTTGCGGGCAAGGCCACAGGAAAGCTCAGCGGGTCAATGCCGACGATGCGCAGTTCAGCACCGGCAATATCAACCGTGCCTTCCAGAACCGGGCTGACCGGCCAGCCAAGCCTGCGCAGGGTCACATATTCCTCGACCGTGAAGCTGCTGCCATCTTGTTTCAGGATACGGTTTGTGTCGCCCGCCCCCAAGACATCGGAGGCAGAGGCGTAGCTCGCGCGCGCTTCGGCGTTGATCGCCTGCACACCCGACCACAGCGCGGTGGACAGGGCCAACCCGGCCAGCAAGGTCAGCAACTGCCACGGATTGCGCCGCCAGTGGGACCAAAGTGCAAGAAACCCTTGCCGCGTCATGGCACCGCCACGGGTCGCATGGGCGCGTTCGCATCCTGCACAACCCCATGCGACAGACGAATACGCCGCCCCATCCGGGCCGCCTGACGGGGGGAATGCGTGACCATCAACACGGCCGCACCCGCCTCTGCCGCGCTTTCCAGCATCAGGTTCAAAACCGTATCCGCCGTGTCCTCATCCAGATTACCCGTTGGCTCATCCGCGAGGATCAGGCCGGGGCGCGCGGCAAGGGTGCGGGCAATGGCCACACGCTGTTGCTGCCCGCCGGAAAGCGCCTCGGGGTATTTGGTCATATGGTCTGCCAGCCCGATCTGTTCAGCGACGTGACGCGCCCATTCCGGGTCGAAGCGTTCGCCAAGTCGGGCATGAAACGCGATATTCGCCGCGACGCTCAGGCTGGGGATCAGGTTGAACTGCTGAAAGATAATCCCGACCGTTGTGCGGCGCAGCTGTGCAGATTTTGCATCCGACAGACCAGCGACCTCTAGCCCGTCCAGCACAATGCTACCGCCCGTTGGCACATCCAGCCCGGCGATCAGGTGCAACACCGTGCTTTTCCCACTGCCGGATTCCCCTTCGAGCGCCAACGTGCCCGCGCGCGGCACCTCAAAACTCACATCCCGCAGAACCGGCACTGAAATGCCGCCAGTCTCATATTCTTTGGCAAGGTGGCTGACCGTCAAAACCATCGGTGTGTCCCATCAAGACTGCGTTCAGACCAAGAGATGTAGCACCAAGCGCGTATCGCAAGGGCCTATGGGCAAACCATCTGCGGAAATGGAATGAAAGGGTCGGGAAATCAGTCCAGATTATGCAATTACTCTTTATGATTTGATCCAAGTACGCTGCACAAATATTCGCTCTCACATCACCTAAGGTTCAGCCCTCGCGCAAGTGCCGTCGCACTGTCAAATCCGGCCTCGACGCGGCCCGCACCGCACCAGTCGCCAAATGCGCCCAGTTTGTTTTCTGTATCCAGCAAGAACGGCTCGTCCGTAGGGCGTTCGACTTTGGCGAAGCGCCATTTGTGCAAGCTGACATATTGTGCCTCTTCAACAACCAGACCTGTGGTCTCCTGCACTGCCTGTGCCAGACTGGCGCGCACCTTGTCGGGATCAGCCTCAATATGCGCTTGGGCCCAGTCATTGCTGGATTGGCAAAGCACACTGAAACCCGTGCTGCGGTCTGGTTTCGTGCTGTTGACGGCCACCCAGGCCATTGGGCTGTTCAGGACAGTCGCAGCGTCCCAAGCCAAATCCGGCGCAGCGTCAAACCCGAGCATCAAGCTGTAACAGCCAAGCATTCTGGCATGCTCCAACGCCGGCAGATGCGAAAAACAGGCCGGCATCAGCGCGGCAGATTGTTCAGCGGGCGCAGAGGAGAATACCCAGTCATAGGGGCCCAACACCTCCCCCGCCAGAGACCGAAGCTGCCAATGGTCATCTCTACGTTCGAGGCTCGCGACACGGGTTTCGCGCAGCACCTCGATATCGCTGGCCATCGCTTTACACAGCGCGTTCATCCCCGGCAAGCCAACATAGCGCGGTGCCGTCCACTGCGGAATAGTTCCCCCAAAACACGTCAATCGAGGACGCCACGCCCTGACAACGCCACGCTCAATATGAGGTGCAAGAAAGCGCTGGAAATCCTCGCCCTGTGCTGTGAAATACTGCGCACCGTGGTCAAATTGGAAGCAATCCGCGCGCCGGGTCGACATTCGGCCACCAATCCCGCGTGATTTTTCCAAAACCGTTACATCGGCCGTGGGTGATAACAGTTGCGCGAGACGCAGCCCGGAAATGCCAGCACCTATGATCGCAATACGTGGTCGTGATGTCATGTTCTTGACCTTTTGATCCGCATGACTGGGGATTTAGGTCATGCGATCTGCGTTGCCAACACTCATCGATCCGGGAGTATCGTCGCGGGTGCGATTAAAACGGTATCTGTCATGGGAATTCTATCAGACCGTGTCAGACAGGTGCTATCGGTATCTCACGAGGACCAACGTTCTGGTATCAGGTTTTTCTGAAATTCGTGAATAAACCTTACGAAAACCAGTTGGCTATATCACTCTGAACCCTGCTGAGTCACTTGGCGTCAATGTGCGCTTTTCAATCATATCCGCCGTTACGCCAGGCCTGTTTTCATTCAGCAGATCACACGACCTGTCGCCGTCAATGAGGTCGATAGCAATGGCACGGTCTCGTGTCGCTCCATCATTTGCCGGGCTCGTGAACCTTCCCGCGGCTATGAATGGCCCTTTGTCAGCTCGACCTTACAACGCCTCTCGACAGTCTCAATTTCATTTTGACTCCGCGCTCCCCTTCCACTTTTTGCACTGGAGGTAGGTTTGGAACGAAACAAGCTTACCGCTTGGCACGCCGACACCATCAAGGCCACTATCACTGGTCTTTCCCCTCACTTCTGAAATCGTAAACAGCCGACGCCCTTGCGGCTGTTGTGCAATTCAAGCGAAGGCTTCACGAACGTCAGAAAGCCCGCGTCTCTGATCTGCAGGATCACCCCTCTTATGAACCCCTATCGAACGCCGGCTCTGTGGGCGGCCGCGTGGGAGCGCTGTGCCGGGCGTCTTTCATGGGCCTTCACCCACACAGATTTGGCCGATGAACCAAATGCTACGTTGGCTCCGAGGTTCGGTTTCAGCCTAACGTACCGATGCTGCGACTTCTCTGGATGTGAGCTGCCATTGACAGCGCCCTTGCCAAACTAGCGCTGTTCGAAAAAGATGTAGCAAACAGTTTCAAGGAACTTGCTCATCATGTTTTCGATTTATGCATTGACCTGGTTAGGTGTTCTCGCAGCCCAGATTGCTCCCGGCCCCAATCTT contains:
- a CDS encoding ABC transporter ATP-binding protein, translated to MVLTVSHLAKEYETGGISVPVLRDVSFEVPRAGTLALEGESGSGKSTVLHLIAGLDVPTGGSIVLDGLEVAGLSDAKSAQLRRTTVGIIFQQFNLIPSLSVAANIAFHARLGERFDPEWARHVAEQIGLADHMTKYPEALSGGQQQRVAIARTLAARPGLILADEPTGNLDEDTADTVLNLMLESAAEAGAAVLMVTHSPRQAARMGRRIRLSHGVVQDANAPMRPVAVP
- a CDS encoding NAD(P)/FAD-dependent oxidoreductase, which gives rise to MTSRPRIAIIGAGISGLRLAQLLSPTADVTVLEKSRGIGGRMSTRRADCFQFDHGAQYFTAQGEDFQRFLAPHIERGVVRAWRPRLTCFGGTIPQWTAPRYVGLPGMNALCKAMASDIEVLRETRVASLERRDDHWQLRSLAGEVLGPYDWVFSSAPAEQSAALMPACFSHLPALEHARMLGCYSLMLGFDAAPDLAWDAATVLNSPMAWVAVNSTKPDRSTGFSVLCQSSNDWAQAHIEADPDKVRASLAQAVQETTGLVVEEAQYVSLHKWRFAKVERPTDEPFLLDTENKLGAFGDWCGAGRVEAGFDSATALARGLNLR
- the cheB gene encoding chemotaxis-specific protein-glutamate methyltransferase CheB, whose protein sequence is MVLHSDTNGHQSNESVKKVLIVDDSRVIRMWLRTVLASDRRLEVVGEASDAVEARDFLRANAADVVTLDIEMPGMSGLEFLTRLMRARPMPVVMLSSLTSKGSDAAIQALSRGAIDCILKPTDGYDLDLSRDICERVFQAACTRPARISAGEGAVQPGRQAVARHAPALGQSCRRGSLILIGASTGGVSALEAVLPQLEPDGPPVVIVQHMPGNFLESFSQRLERQLPQNVKLAQEGVPLRRGDVILAPGTGKHTQVVRRVDGWQCRFVENEPAALHCPSVDTLFLSATSEAKNVSAAILTGLGRDGAQGLLELAEGGAITFGQDEETSVVYGMPRVAFSLGAVQHQLPIHKIGDALRESKNRTAKTSHRTTKVPLQ
- a CDS encoding lipocalin-like domain-containing protein, coding for MNVRLWLSIFCIGIVVAAQAAAQGFAGLGRDASTFSQPERGYVFSFPEDHGAHPDFQIEWWYVTANLTDAAGRDMGLQWTLFRSAMAPEEKPGWASPQLWMGHAAVTTEDAHFVTERIARGGVGQAGVTAAPFSAWIDDWHMSGDTLDEVAMRASGPDFGYEVTLTAQGPLIFHGEAGYSQKSASGRASYYYSQPFYTVAGTLFLPEGPVEVTGTAWLDREWASQPLAATQVSWDWFSMVFDDGVRLMGFTLHDEDGSDYTQATWIEPDGTTTAFPDGAFSATALATTDVAGRAVPTKWRAQLPQKGVDVTVEALNGAAWMTTSIPYWEGPVQITGSHGGRGYLEMTGY
- a CDS encoding acyl-CoA dehydrogenase family protein, whose product is MDFSLTEEQQAIFDMAYAFGQENIAPFAQEWETAGTIPKALWPKVAELGLAGIYVSEEHGGSGLSRLDATLVFEALAMACPSVGSFLSIHNMCGGMIDTYGSDAMKTHWLPKLCAMETVFSYCLTEPGSGSDAAALRTRAERSNAGYVLNGTKAFISGGGYSDAYLTMVRTGDAGPKGISAMLIENGRAGLSFGALENKMGWRAQPTAQVQFDDCAIPADNLVGEEGQGFAYAMAGLDGGRLNIAASALGGAQAALNAALSYTAERKAFGQRLDQFQALQFKLADMEVKLQTARIFLRQAASKLDNKTSDATKYCAMAKLYVTDVAFDVANDALQLHGGYGYLADYGIEKIVRDLRVHQILEGTNEVMRVIISRQMIAEHGT
- a CDS encoding ABC transporter permease; its protein translation is MTRQGFLALWSHWRRNPWQLLTLLAGLALSTALWSGVQAINAEARASYASASDVLGAGDTNRILKQDGSSFTVEEYVTLRRLGWPVSPVLEGTVDIAGAELRIVGIDPLSFPVALPASISEDGGFPDMIGDDPVGFAHPDDIGLTLPGMTLRVDENRPRGNILMDIAQADRLLGEQGDIRRLLVSNQRPWGLGALPDAYRIAEVSVQADVARLTQSFHLNLTAFGLLSFAVGIFIVYGAVGLAFEQRRAVFRTLRALGMPLRRLMLLLILELGVFALLAGGAGVALGYVIAAALLPDVAATLRGLYGAEVAGQLQLRAAWWLSGLAMALGGTAIAAAAALTKLAYMPLLSFNHPRAMSIGAFAAGQWLALIAAGLFIAGVAIATFGQGLVAGFALLACLLIGSALLLPFLLAQCLSFAERHSKRALVQWFWADSRQQLPGLSMALMALLLAMAANIGVSTMVSSFRLTFVDYLDQRLASELYVNAQDTEQAADLVAYLEDKAEAVLPIVSIDTRLGGLPAEVFGIRDHATYRENWPLLSADAQVWDLLAAGQGALINEQLARRQDWQVGDTLPTGDRLIGIYSDYGNAVGQLVLGEDLFSMRYPDVPRLRFGVRTDTPEALADDLRDRFGLGEDALINQADLKQFSMQVFERTFSVTAALNVLTLSVAGLAILISLLTLATMRLPQLAPVWALGLTRSALSRLEVVRAVCLATLTGVLALPVGLMLAWVLLAVVNVEAFGWRLPMYVFPLDYLRLGLLTIVAALLAAIWPAIRLARTDPQSLLKVFSNER